Proteins encoded together in one Pelagicoccus albus window:
- a CDS encoding ferritin, with protein MNLPVELASALNAQIGMEFQASYSYLSMSSYFEANSWDGFASWMSLQSDEERVHAMKFYTYLLDRGATVALPAIEAPEYEFSSPLAVFETSLAQEKKVTAAINNLYKIAIQTDDFATVSFLKWFLDEQVEEEKNVGDMIEKLKRAEGNPDAMLMLDNIAANRPREEGE; from the coding sequence ATGAATCTACCCGTCGAACTCGCCAGCGCCTTGAACGCCCAAATCGGTATGGAATTTCAAGCTTCCTACTCGTACCTTTCCATGTCCTCCTATTTCGAAGCGAATTCCTGGGATGGATTCGCGAGTTGGATGTCTTTACAAAGCGATGAGGAACGAGTGCACGCCATGAAGTTCTACACTTACCTTCTAGATCGAGGGGCAACGGTCGCTCTTCCCGCAATCGAAGCGCCTGAGTACGAATTCAGCTCTCCGCTAGCAGTTTTCGAAACCAGTCTCGCTCAGGAAAAAAAAGTAACTGCCGCAATCAACAATCTCTACAAGATCGCGATCCAGACCGACGACTTCGCCACAGTTTCCTTTCTGAAATGGTTCTTGGATGAACAAGTCGAGGAAGAGAAAAACGTTGGAGACATGATCGAGAAGCTAAAACGCGCCGAGGGAAATCCCGACGCGATGCTGATGCTCGACAATATCGCGGCCAATCGGCCACGAGAAGAGGGCGAGTAG
- a CDS encoding helix-turn-helix transcriptional regulator has translation MMEDQTEPAKIETTYCPFKAPSRSDGVPGAHPVSMKRFEQRPGMTFVRASLSNLQQGRLNWPARSFLQIAFICSGTVELIQHGEKRVKPNAGDWLLIKPAQEPLEFHVEEASEVFWIGFDQQATAELTGFSDTISPELIDEAKPHLSCHSSAGRLLSIAEELAGLEGNNTRERLMIESKSLEWLVLILDQPLFSPCRAIAPIRDTRDSIALAAAARIMSDRYSEDHSIASLSRTVHLNEFKLKRGFKEHYGTTVFGYLRQIRMERAREMLERRDKSVIEIANSVGYSNPSHFARAFKQAFGMNPSELLPSSR, from the coding sequence ATGATGGAAGATCAAACAGAGCCAGCCAAAATCGAAACGACTTATTGTCCTTTCAAGGCTCCTTCACGATCGGACGGAGTACCCGGAGCTCATCCTGTATCGATGAAGCGCTTCGAGCAGCGACCCGGGATGACCTTTGTGAGAGCCTCGCTCTCAAACCTCCAACAAGGCCGACTGAACTGGCCGGCTCGCTCCTTTTTGCAAATAGCCTTCATCTGTTCCGGAACCGTGGAGCTGATCCAACACGGAGAAAAACGCGTTAAGCCCAATGCGGGCGACTGGCTGCTTATTAAGCCTGCCCAGGAGCCTCTCGAGTTCCATGTCGAAGAGGCGAGCGAGGTCTTTTGGATCGGTTTCGACCAGCAGGCTACCGCAGAACTGACCGGGTTCTCCGACACCATTTCTCCCGAGCTTATTGACGAGGCAAAACCTCACCTAAGCTGCCACTCGAGCGCGGGAAGACTCCTATCCATCGCCGAAGAACTGGCAGGACTCGAGGGGAACAATACCCGCGAGCGATTGATGATCGAATCAAAGTCTCTCGAATGGCTGGTGCTGATACTCGACCAACCGCTCTTTTCGCCATGCCGGGCGATCGCGCCAATTAGAGATACTCGGGATTCCATCGCCCTAGCCGCAGCGGCTCGCATCATGAGCGATCGCTATTCCGAAGACCACTCCATCGCCAGCCTAAGCCGCACGGTCCACTTAAACGAATTTAAGCTTAAGCGAGGCTTCAAAGAGCACTACGGTACCACCGTATTCGGATATTTAAGACAAATTCGCATGGAACGAGCTCGCGAGATGCTGGAGCGACGCGACAAGTCTGTAATCGAAATCGCGAATTCCGTGGGCTACTCCAACCCGAGTCACTTCGCACGAGCCTTCAAACAGGCATTCGGTATGAATCCAAGCGAGTTGCTGCCTTCCAGCCGCTGA
- a CDS encoding FAD:protein FMN transferase, whose protein sequence is MNATETRLLIPSDISSARHGAFQDNWKVHSLSGETMGTHWNVNVSGHTSLELAEIKNLVLQALDTVVLQMSPWEANSDLRKFHAGNPQEWIAFRPEAFRVLQRALEIAKETDGLYDPTFAHAIDLLGFGPSESPGAAYNSPSVQQAMTAAGFGQIKTDTQARSVLQPGNLGLDLCSIAKGFAVDLIFESLVFAGQKNFTIEIGGEARGLGCKPSGAPWLFALDRPRDLQIRQRLPETRIALCNIALATSGNYLRYHIVDGQPIGHLINPKATNEKTPLLSVSVMSQNCMDADAYATALFLMGKEQGLIFARKRNLAAVFLDHTGEEFSPAAETMLN, encoded by the coding sequence ATGAACGCTACCGAGACTCGACTGCTCATACCCTCCGATATCAGTTCGGCCAGGCATGGCGCCTTCCAAGACAACTGGAAGGTGCACTCCCTTTCGGGAGAAACGATGGGCACCCATTGGAACGTCAATGTGTCGGGGCACACTTCACTGGAATTAGCTGAAATCAAAAACCTAGTTCTCCAGGCATTGGATACAGTTGTACTCCAGATGAGTCCTTGGGAAGCGAATTCGGACCTCCGCAAATTTCACGCCGGCAACCCTCAAGAATGGATCGCATTCAGACCCGAGGCATTCCGCGTGTTGCAGCGAGCTCTGGAGATCGCCAAAGAAACCGACGGTCTCTACGACCCAACTTTTGCCCATGCGATAGACTTGCTCGGTTTCGGCCCTTCCGAAAGCCCAGGAGCTGCCTACAATTCGCCCTCCGTCCAACAGGCAATGACCGCCGCTGGCTTTGGGCAGATCAAAACAGACACCCAGGCTCGTAGCGTGCTACAACCTGGCAACCTTGGGCTAGACCTCTGCTCCATCGCTAAAGGTTTTGCAGTTGACCTCATCTTCGAATCGCTGGTCTTCGCCGGGCAAAAGAACTTTACGATCGAGATTGGTGGCGAAGCCCGCGGTCTGGGCTGCAAACCTAGCGGAGCTCCCTGGCTGTTTGCCCTCGACAGACCTCGGGATCTACAAATCAGGCAAAGGTTGCCGGAAACGCGAATCGCCCTCTGCAACATAGCATTGGCCACCTCAGGAAACTACCTTCGCTATCACATCGTAGATGGCCAGCCCATCGGACATCTCATTAATCCAAAGGCCACAAACGAGAAAACTCCTCTGTTAAGCGTTTCCGTCATGAGCCAAAACTGCATGGACGCAGATGCCTACGCCACCGCCCTATTTCTCATGGGAAAAGAGCAAGGGTTGATTTTTGCCAGAAAACGGAACCTAGCCGCCGTGTTCCTAGATCACACAGGAGAAGAATTTTCTCCAGCAGCAGAGACTATGCTTAACTGA
- a CDS encoding DUF4198 domain-containing protein, with product MKLHRTSKAFAILLTVLGLVGLVGQASAHRLWILPSYTVLSGEDQWVSFEAAVSNNLFYPNHVALRLDGVHAISPSGQELELQSPAQGKIRSSFELQLKEQGTYRIYSGGGMMFASWTEDGEKKRKRGTDKEFAAMDLASMEDLQLRKNINRVETYVSAGEPTDITPSGKGLELEFISHPNDLYTGETAQFRVLLDGKPSSGQKITVVKGNDRYRDTEGSLELESDSEGLIEVSWDQAGRYWINGSTQIAGGEFHGYEVKRGASYTLVVEVLPE from the coding sequence ATGAAACTACACCGCACTTCAAAGGCATTCGCCATCCTGCTCACCGTGCTCGGCCTAGTCGGCCTAGTCGGCCAAGCCTCAGCTCACCGGCTTTGGATTCTCCCGTCCTATACCGTACTATCTGGAGAGGACCAGTGGGTTTCCTTCGAAGCAGCCGTATCCAACAATCTATTCTATCCCAACCACGTAGCCCTGCGTCTCGATGGAGTACACGCAATCAGCCCAAGCGGGCAAGAGCTGGAGCTACAAAGCCCTGCTCAAGGCAAAATACGCTCCTCCTTCGAATTGCAGTTAAAGGAGCAAGGGACTTACCGGATCTACAGTGGAGGCGGCATGATGTTCGCATCCTGGACCGAAGACGGAGAGAAAAAACGTAAGCGCGGCACCGATAAGGAATTCGCAGCGATGGACCTAGCCTCCATGGAGGATTTGCAGCTTCGCAAAAACATCAACCGAGTTGAAACCTATGTATCCGCCGGCGAACCAACCGACATCACTCCTTCGGGCAAAGGACTGGAGCTGGAATTCATTAGTCACCCTAACGATCTCTACACAGGAGAAACAGCCCAATTCCGTGTCCTCCTTGATGGCAAACCCTCCTCCGGCCAGAAGATCACGGTCGTGAAAGGAAACGATCGCTATCGTGATACCGAGGGATCCCTAGAGTTGGAAAGCGACTCTGAAGGCTTAATTGAAGTAAGCTGGGACCAAGCAGGCAGGTATTGGATAAATGGATCCACCCAGATCGCAGGCGGAGAATTCCACGGGTATGAGGTGAAAAGAGGGGCTTCCTACACGCTCGTAGTGGAAGTTTTACCTGAATAG
- a CDS encoding DUF2271 domain-containing protein, whose amino-acid sequence MKNSSAKTLVALSVPAVVSSASAGQLTAKIEIPQLDVAEYHRPYVAAWIESEERELIANLAVWYDTEMRDREGETWLKDLRQWWRKGGRSVDMPVDGVSGPTKPVGEHEISVDLNATDLSSKPSGSYFFVVEASREVGGRELIRIPFQWQSGNPVEASDAGERELGKVNLKIEN is encoded by the coding sequence ATGAAAAACAGCTCCGCAAAAACACTGGTAGCCCTAAGCGTTCCCGCAGTGGTAAGCTCCGCCTCCGCTGGGCAGCTAACAGCCAAGATAGAAATCCCACAATTGGACGTGGCAGAGTACCATCGTCCCTACGTCGCCGCATGGATAGAGTCCGAGGAACGTGAGCTCATCGCCAACCTCGCGGTTTGGTACGACACGGAGATGCGGGATCGCGAAGGGGAAACCTGGTTAAAGGACCTGCGTCAATGGTGGAGAAAAGGAGGGCGTTCCGTCGACATGCCAGTAGATGGAGTAAGCGGCCCCACCAAACCAGTTGGTGAACATGAGATTTCCGTCGACCTAAACGCGACTGACCTGAGCTCGAAGCCGAGTGGATCCTATTTCTTCGTCGTTGAAGCCAGCCGCGAAGTAGGAGGCAGAGAACTCATTCGCATCCCCTTCCAATGGCAAAGCGGAAACCCGGTCGAAGCTTCGGATGCCGGGGAACGCGAGCTCGGCAAGGTAAACCTAAAGATCGAGAACTAA
- a CDS encoding PepSY-associated TM helix domain-containing protein has translation MGAKRKKAFWTKQFYLWHWVSSAICLVAMILFAITGITLNHAGKIKSQPVVEESEATLPSHLLKAIAFTDDQAIDERKPLPTELRRWLDSEMGVHAGGRSYEWSDVDIYLDLPRPGGDAWMSIDRETGEVIYETTSRGFIAYLNDLHKGRNTGFAWIVYMDVFSVACVIFCLTGLALLWVHAKRRPSTWPIVAAGFAIPVVVLIFLAH, from the coding sequence ATGGGAGCTAAACGTAAAAAGGCGTTCTGGACTAAACAGTTCTACCTGTGGCACTGGGTCAGCAGCGCGATATGCCTAGTCGCGATGATTCTATTCGCGATTACCGGCATCACCCTAAACCACGCCGGCAAGATTAAATCTCAGCCGGTAGTCGAAGAGTCCGAGGCTACCCTTCCCAGCCATTTGCTAAAGGCGATCGCCTTCACCGACGATCAAGCGATCGACGAAAGAAAGCCACTCCCCACAGAACTGCGAAGATGGCTAGATTCCGAAATGGGAGTTCATGCCGGTGGTCGCTCTTATGAATGGTCGGACGTTGATATTTATTTGGACCTGCCACGTCCTGGAGGCGACGCTTGGATGAGCATCGATCGCGAAACCGGCGAAGTCATCTACGAGACGACCAGCAGAGGATTTATTGCCTACCTAAACGACCTGCACAAAGGGCGTAACACCGGCTTCGCTTGGATAGTCTACATGGACGTCTTTTCCGTAGCTTGCGTCATATTCTGCCTGACAGGCCTAGCCCTACTTTGGGTTCACGCCAAGAGACGCCCCAGCACCTGGCCTATCGTAGCTGCCGGCTTCGCAATACCGGTCGTAGTTCTCATTTTTCTCGCCCACTAA
- a CDS encoding nitroreductase family protein, with product MTPERQEQLPSILDSIIQSRCTTKALSETPWSTGEEPSFDLKPILKAADAAPFHKPIPRDSKKGDLQGHQPWRCYHLDAKQCRKLRKKILELGNTTKIPQMLAVAEYMIQTTWIPNPSDSATEQLFEPSIQNMEHIAAASSAVQNMLLAATARKIPNYWSSGGILRSEEIQNLLGIPTHEILIGSIFLFPKDLNGAVTSYGSLHHCRGSIDTWARPVVISD from the coding sequence ATGACGCCAGAACGCCAAGAACAACTCCCCTCCATCCTAGACTCTATCATTCAATCCCGCTGCACCACCAAGGCCCTGAGCGAGACTCCGTGGAGCACAGGCGAAGAACCGAGTTTTGATTTAAAACCGATCCTGAAAGCAGCTGACGCCGCCCCTTTTCATAAGCCCATACCCCGAGATAGCAAGAAAGGCGACCTGCAGGGACATCAGCCCTGGCGATGCTACCACCTCGACGCTAAGCAATGCCGCAAGCTAAGGAAAAAGATCCTGGAACTCGGAAACACAACGAAGATCCCCCAGATGTTAGCGGTCGCCGAATACATGATCCAAACCACTTGGATACCAAACCCGAGTGATTCGGCCACAGAGCAACTATTCGAGCCTAGTATTCAGAATATGGAACATATAGCTGCAGCTTCATCTGCAGTACAAAACATGTTGCTAGCAGCCACGGCGAGAAAGATCCCAAATTACTGGTCTAGCGGCGGAATTCTTCGCTCCGAGGAGATTCAGAATCTACTGGGCATCCCTACACACGAAATTCTGATCGGATCCATTTTCCTTTTCCCTAAGGATTTAAACGGAGCCGTTACGAGCTACGGCTCGCTGCACCATTGCCGCGGATCTATCGATACTTGGGCACGTCCGGTAGTCATTTCGGACTAG
- a CDS encoding transglutaminase family protein produces MARYQIQHRTIYDYQFPVSTSHHSAHLKPLNDAQQVCQHFSLKTEPSSSDLIERIDFFENTMHTFSIQESHESLVVDARSLVEVMRSTPDMFALKSTWAQVKAAHLDYSHPSHVDTKPFLYHTEATPDLPEVETFGKRFFEAQKPIGDSLAEMLEAFDTEFEFDSKATDINTPVSQIIRDKRGVCQDFAHLMIAALRSCKVAARYVSGYILTHPPEGEERLVGADASHAWVSVFDPAYGWMDLDPTNNIVCGDQHVRVAHGRDYSDVSMLGGAVTGGGNQVVSVQVTMQPMDSR; encoded by the coding sequence ATGGCACGCTACCAGATCCAGCACCGCACCATTTACGACTACCAGTTTCCGGTATCTACGTCGCACCACTCTGCCCACCTCAAGCCGCTCAACGACGCTCAGCAAGTGTGCCAGCATTTTTCGCTAAAAACCGAGCCTTCAAGTTCTGATCTGATCGAACGGATCGATTTTTTCGAAAACACCATGCATACCTTCTCCATACAGGAGAGCCATGAGTCGTTGGTAGTGGACGCTCGAAGTCTGGTAGAGGTCATGCGGAGCACCCCTGACATGTTCGCTCTCAAGAGCACCTGGGCCCAGGTCAAGGCAGCCCACCTAGACTACTCCCACCCCTCTCACGTCGACACCAAACCCTTCCTCTACCATACCGAAGCCACCCCGGACTTACCCGAGGTGGAAACCTTCGGAAAACGGTTCTTCGAAGCGCAAAAACCGATAGGCGACTCTCTCGCCGAAATGCTAGAAGCCTTCGATACCGAATTCGAATTCGACTCCAAGGCGACGGATATAAACACCCCGGTCAGCCAAATCATACGAGATAAGCGAGGAGTTTGCCAAGATTTCGCCCACCTCATGATCGCAGCCCTCCGCAGTTGCAAAGTCGCCGCCAGATACGTGAGCGGATACATCCTGACCCACCCACCCGAGGGCGAGGAAAGACTGGTCGGAGCGGACGCATCCCATGCTTGGGTTTCCGTTTTTGACCCTGCGTACGGCTGGATGGATCTAGACCCCACCAATAATATCGTCTGCGGAGACCAGCATGTAAGAGTCGCCCATGGTCGGGACTACTCGGATGTAAGCATGCTCGGCGGAGCGGTAACCGGGGGCGGGAACCAAGTCGTCTCCGTTCAGGTAACCATGCAACCCATGGATTCTCGTTGA